A region from the Paraburkholderia youngii genome encodes:
- a CDS encoding group II intron maturase-specific domain-containing protein, whose product MRQTVRRWRLNRQTHVPIADLAMLYIPVIQGWWNYYGAFYQTAVLRFFQHIDRALERWARRKYKALHGRHRRSVECVRKMQVASPTLFHHWRVAGPKVG is encoded by the coding sequence ATGCGGCAGACTGTGCGAAGGTGGCGGCTGAATAGACAGACCCATGTCCCGATTGCCGACCTGGCGATGCTATACATCCCAGTGATACAAGGGTGGTGGAACTACTATGGTGCGTTTTACCAGACGGCCGTGCTTCGTTTCTTTCAGCACATCGATCGTGCGCTTGAACGTTGGGCGCGGCGAAAGTACAAGGCTCTTCACGGTCGCCATCGACGTAGTGTGGAGTGCGTGCGCAAGATGCAGGTCGCCAGCCCAACGTTGTTCCATCATTGGCGTGTCGCCGGACCAAAGGTTGGATAA
- a CDS encoding type II toxin-antitoxin system CcdA family antitoxin, with translation MARAAAFADEILSRRTTGADLSRSVSCASITTQSAKAPLVQGVLPEVQERGLDISHVAEAAVGRVAAEKRAAEWLKENAEAIESSNAYVEQHGLPLEMYRKFRGSLPLSFRMHGVEWPPGIAPIATHVSGLSMSVRGTAAPDETVTKRRGGCFESLLNCCPADRKRESASSRRRISRG, from the coding sequence ATGGCGCGCGCTGCGGCATTCGCCGACGAGATATTGTCCCGGCGGACCACCGGCGCTGATCTCAGTAGGTCGGTGAGCTGCGCCAGCATCACGACGCAATCGGCGAAGGCTCCGCTGGTCCAGGGTGTCCTGCCTGAAGTGCAGGAACGTGGCCTCGACATATCGCACGTGGCGGAAGCTGCAGTTGGCAGGGTCGCGGCCGAAAAGCGCGCGGCGGAATGGCTGAAGGAGAACGCGGAAGCGATCGAAAGCTCCAACGCTTACGTGGAACAGCACGGGCTTCCACTTGAAATGTACCGGAAGTTCCGAGGGAGCCTTCCGCTGTCTTTCCGGATGCACGGGGTGGAGTGGCCGCCTGGTATTGCGCCGATCGCGACGCATGTATCAGGTCTCTCGATGTCAGTCCGCGGGACAGCGGCGCCGGATGAGACGGTTACCAAAAGGAGAGGCGGATGCTTCGAATCACTGTTGAATTGCTGCCCGGCGGACAGGAAAAGGGAAAGCGCGTCATCGCGACGGCGGATATCGCGCGGGTGA